A genomic segment from Brucella pseudogrignonensis encodes:
- a CDS encoding rod-binding protein — translation MAINPPSDLVMDVARAADPQAYRLAAERLKSISASTGPVSADTDTGSNFVSFSESLASGVRFNPQGANTVNPAYRKFEAFMLQSFVQSMFTSDTTATFGKGIAGEYWKSMMAEAMANKMADTGGVGIARMLEAQAAQKVRAENASTLALGGVIDDLGQGMNTDAVSKDIVHGFERQLIQKQLGNNESGDRARS, via the coding sequence ATGGCGATTAATCCGCCGTCAGATCTGGTTATGGACGTGGCGCGTGCGGCTGATCCGCAGGCCTATCGCCTTGCGGCAGAGCGTCTGAAATCTATATCGGCAAGCACTGGTCCGGTGAGCGCTGATACGGATACGGGATCAAACTTCGTCAGTTTTTCTGAAAGCCTGGCTTCAGGCGTTCGGTTCAATCCGCAAGGGGCGAACACGGTCAATCCGGCTTATCGGAAGTTTGAAGCTTTCATGCTGCAATCTTTCGTTCAGTCGATGTTTACCAGCGATACGACAGCTACCTTCGGCAAGGGCATCGCAGGCGAATATTGGAAATCGATGATGGCCGAAGCGATGGCGAACAAGATGGCTGATACCGGCGGCGTTGGTATCGCTAGAATGCTTGAAGCGCAGGCAGCGCAAAAGGTGCGCGCGGAAAACGCGTCAACCTTGGCCTTAGGAGGCGTGATCGACGATCTGGGACAGGGAATGAACACAGACGCAGTTTCAAAAGATATCGTTCACGGATTTGAACGGCAGCTCATTCAGAAACAACTGGGAAACAATGAAAGTGGAGATCGCGCTCGTAGCTGA
- a CDS encoding flagellar protein FlgN, whose amino-acid sequence MTDTSSEISLLPQVAEAALEADPVQELEQQPVLSPVVRAIQRLEEVIDTETRLLLEGGHPDLAEINSRKSRGLYEFNKTIKKAASLAEPATMKGLQPLLDSLKQKLEKNCEALQLHLRAVGELADLIRGALETQDADGTYSMQSARLGHAR is encoded by the coding sequence ATGACTGACACAAGCTCCGAAATCAGCCTGTTGCCGCAAGTGGCGGAAGCAGCACTGGAGGCAGACCCGGTTCAGGAACTGGAACAGCAGCCTGTACTATCGCCGGTCGTGCGTGCAATTCAGCGTCTTGAGGAGGTCATTGATACTGAAACTCGGCTTCTGCTTGAAGGCGGACATCCGGATCTCGCTGAGATTAATTCACGCAAGAGCCGGGGCCTGTACGAGTTCAACAAGACAATCAAAAAGGCTGCAAGCCTTGCAGAGCCAGCGACGATGAAGGGATTGCAGCCATTGCTGGATAGCCTCAAGCAGAAGCTTGAGAAGAATTGCGAAGCGCTGCAGTTGCATCTGCGCGCTGTTGGCGAGCTGGCCGATCTTATTCGCGGCGCGCTTGAAACGCAGGATGCCGACGGCACTTACAGCATGCAGAGCGCGAGGCTCGGTCACGCAAGATGA
- a CDS encoding PilZ domain-containing protein: MVRNKPSHERRKEERQRTRLRSGKIIDLDGRFIIECQFCDIAPHGARLRVIEVPNLPERFWLFDDHYARAILAQIVWRQKREIGVRLITDALIPELDEERLNQLAGKYYSL, encoded by the coding sequence ATGGTGCGCAACAAGCCGTCTCATGAGCGACGTAAGGAGGAGCGACAGCGCACGCGTTTGCGATCCGGGAAAATTATTGATCTTGATGGTCGTTTCATTATCGAATGCCAATTTTGCGATATTGCTCCGCACGGAGCGCGATTGCGGGTTATAGAGGTTCCAAATCTTCCTGAACGGTTTTGGCTCTTCGACGATCATTATGCACGGGCGATTCTGGCGCAGATAGTCTGGCGTCAAAAACGTGAAATTGGCGTTCGTTTGATAACCGATGCATTAATTCCAGAGCTTGATGAGGAACGCCTCAATCAGCTCGCAGGAAAATATTACTCACTATGA
- a CDS encoding Fur family transcriptional regulator, translating into MSNHHDHNHAHTHATHDLTRNQSLVFDVLSKADGPLSAYTILDQLRDDGFRAPLQVYRALEKLLDYGMIHRLESLNAFVACAHPQCHEHGLIAFAICEQCGQVTEFSDSAIENLVSAWSVQSGFKSRKTTLELRGLCEKCGTH; encoded by the coding sequence ATGAGCAATCATCACGATCACAACCATGCCCATACGCACGCAACGCATGACCTGACGCGCAATCAGTCGCTGGTTTTTGATGTGCTGTCCAAAGCGGATGGCCCGCTCAGCGCCTATACGATCCTTGATCAGCTACGCGATGATGGCTTTCGCGCACCGTTGCAGGTCTATCGTGCACTGGAAAAGCTACTGGATTACGGGATGATTCATCGTCTCGAAAGCCTCAACGCTTTCGTTGCCTGCGCGCATCCACAATGCCATGAGCATGGCTTGATTGCTTTCGCCATTTGCGAGCAATGTGGGCAGGTGACGGAGTTCTCCGATTCAGCGATCGAGAACCTTGTGAGCGCCTGGAGCGTGCAGAGCGGTTTCAAATCACGCAAAACGACGCTGGAATTGCGTGGTTTGTGTGAAAAATGCGGCACGCACTGA
- the znuB gene encoding zinc ABC transporter permease subunit ZnuB, protein MMVSTITTMREISHMLDDFFTRALIAGIGLALTTGPLGCFIVWRRMAYFGDTMAHSALLGVALALILDINLMIGVFAVAVAISAILLLLQKRHSLSADSLLGILSHATLSLGLVIVAFMTWVRVDLLSFLFGDLLAVSRLDIAFIYGGGILVLAVLAWLWRPLLAATLSEDIARAEGLNPALSRIIFMLLLAIVIAISMKIVGILLITSLLIIPAATARRFASTPEQMAIMASVIGALGVIGGLYGSVEFDTPSGPSIVVAALAIFILSLLPLHKRQASPKRTAGQ, encoded by the coding sequence ATGATGGTGAGCACCATCACCACCATGAGGGAGATAAGCCACATGCTTGACGATTTTTTCACTCGCGCCCTCATTGCCGGTATCGGCCTTGCACTGACCACAGGTCCGCTCGGCTGCTTTATAGTGTGGCGACGTATGGCCTATTTCGGCGATACGATGGCGCATTCGGCCCTGCTGGGGGTTGCTTTAGCGCTGATCCTCGACATCAACCTTATGATCGGCGTGTTTGCAGTCGCAGTTGCAATCTCGGCGATCCTGCTTCTGCTGCAAAAGCGGCATTCGCTTTCGGCAGATTCTCTTCTGGGCATTCTGTCCCACGCAACTCTGTCACTTGGGCTGGTCATCGTAGCCTTTATGACATGGGTGCGTGTTGACCTGCTATCGTTCTTGTTCGGCGATCTGTTGGCTGTCTCGCGACTGGATATTGCCTTTATTTATGGCGGCGGCATTCTGGTGCTCGCAGTACTGGCGTGGCTTTGGCGACCGCTGCTTGCTGCAACACTGAGCGAAGATATTGCGCGCGCTGAGGGCCTTAACCCGGCCTTATCTCGCATTATCTTTATGCTTTTGCTGGCAATCGTTATCGCAATTTCTATGAAGATTGTCGGAATCCTGCTGATTACATCGCTTCTGATTATTCCTGCTGCCACCGCACGGCGCTTCGCATCGACACCGGAGCAAATGGCCATTATGGCATCCGTCATCGGCGCGCTTGGCGTTATCGGCGGGCTTTATGGTTCGGTAGAATTTGATACGCCTTCCGGCCCATCAATTGTCGTTGCTGCACTAGCTATTTTCATTTTAAGCCTCTTACCACTACATAAGAGACAGGCTTCACCGAAACGGACCGCTGGACAATGA
- a CDS encoding metal ABC transporter ATP-binding protein, whose translation MAHKTALPADATREPLIELKGAGVHRDGRWLVRNVDLTIHRGEIVTLIGPNGAGKSTTAKMALRILKPDEGEIHHLKGLRIGYVPQKINIDRTMPLSVERLMTLTGPLSKADILHALNAVGIAHLLKAELANLSGGEFQRALMARALARKPDIMVLDEPVQGVDFSGEAALYELIAKLRDDTGCGVLLISHDLHLVMAATDRVICLNGHVCCSGTPRDVTTSPEYVRLFGSRAVGPLAVYEHHHDHTHLPDGRVMHADGSVTDHCHSDDGHHHDGEHHHHHEGDKPHA comes from the coding sequence CTCCCCGCAGATGCCACGCGGGAGCCACTGATAGAATTAAAAGGTGCCGGCGTTCATCGTGACGGTCGCTGGCTGGTGCGCAATGTCGACCTGACGATTCATCGCGGAGAAATTGTCACGCTCATTGGTCCCAATGGTGCGGGGAAAAGTACGACGGCCAAAATGGCACTTCGTATTCTGAAGCCCGATGAAGGTGAAATCCACCATCTCAAAGGCTTGCGCATCGGATATGTGCCGCAGAAGATCAATATTGACCGGACTATGCCGCTGTCTGTTGAACGCCTTATGACGTTGACCGGACCACTTTCCAAAGCCGATATTCTCCACGCGCTTAATGCAGTCGGAATCGCGCATCTTCTCAAGGCTGAACTTGCAAACCTCTCTGGCGGCGAGTTTCAGCGCGCACTGATGGCGCGCGCCCTCGCCCGCAAACCAGATATTATGGTGCTCGATGAGCCCGTACAGGGCGTCGATTTTTCCGGTGAAGCTGCCCTTTATGAACTGATCGCGAAGCTGCGAGACGATACCGGCTGCGGCGTGTTGTTGATTTCGCATGATCTGCATTTGGTGATGGCTGCAACCGACCGCGTTATTTGTCTCAATGGCCATGTCTGTTGCAGCGGCACACCCCGCGACGTGACAACAAGCCCCGAATATGTGCGCTTGTTCGGAAGCCGTGCCGTTGGTCCATTGGCCGTTTATGAGCATCACCATGATCACACGCATCTGCCGGATGGCCGCGTTATGCATGCCGATGGCAGCGTGACAGATCATTGCCACTCTGATGACGGTCATCATCATGATGGTGAGCACCATCACCACCATGAGGGAGATAAGCCACATGCTTGA